In Mucilaginibacter celer, one DNA window encodes the following:
- a CDS encoding DM13 domain-containing protein encodes MKMRKLTGLCLAILLIAGAATGCKKESTPTAALNEKIDPVVSAPQSNSGGFSNGPYGVVTGSARVYLTDGKYQLALQDFTTSNGPDLKVYISMEQNPVHFVNLGSLKSTGGNQVYDIPAGVNAKDYGYALIFCQQYSHLFGYTKLTF; translated from the coding sequence ATGAAAATGAGAAAATTAACCGGGCTTTGCCTGGCAATTTTATTGATAGCCGGCGCTGCTACCGGCTGTAAAAAAGAAAGTACGCCCACGGCGGCTTTAAACGAAAAAATTGATCCCGTGGTATCGGCCCCTCAAAGCAACAGCGGTGGTTTTAGCAACGGGCCTTATGGCGTGGTTACCGGCAGTGCCCGCGTATACCTTACCGATGGTAAGTATCAGCTGGCGCTTCAGGATTTTACTACCAGCAACGGGCCCGATTTAAAAGTATATATCAGCATGGAGCAAAACCCGGTGCATTTTGTAAACCTCGGCTCGTTAAAATCAACCGGCGGCAACCAGGTTTATGATATTCCTGCGGGCGTTAATGCAAAGGATTATGGCTATGCGCTTATTTTTTGCCAGCAATACAGCCATTTATTCGGGTATACAAAATTAACCTTTTAA
- a CDS encoding sigma-70 family RNA polymerase sigma factor produces MQSPENYNTATNSLTDPRKWVDLHSDYLYKYALTRINDTETARELVQDTLLAGLERLDKFEGKSTERTWLTAILKNKVVDVYRKRSSAFIKQPGLETAEHEMDDFFEPDACNWKPDHRPQEFGIEQPDCLERKEFKQILQKCMQKLPGLWLSVFTMKHMDEEATDTICADLNITPSNFWVIIHRAKLNLRECLQKHWI; encoded by the coding sequence ATGCAGAGCCCGGAAAATTACAATACTGCTACCAATTCCCTTACCGATCCGCGTAAATGGGTGGATTTGCATTCCGATTACCTTTACAAGTATGCCCTCACGCGCATAAATGATACCGAAACCGCCCGCGAACTTGTGCAGGATACCCTGTTGGCCGGGCTTGAACGCCTTGATAAGTTTGAAGGTAAAAGCACCGAGCGTACCTGGCTCACGGCTATACTTAAAAATAAGGTGGTTGATGTTTACCGTAAGCGATCATCAGCATTTATAAAACAACCCGGCCTTGAAACAGCCGAACACGAAATGGATGATTTTTTTGAGCCCGATGCCTGCAACTGGAAACCAGATCACCGCCCGCAGGAATTTGGAATTGAGCAACCCGATTGCCTGGAGCGCAAAGAGTTTAAGCAAATTTTGCAAAAGTGCATGCAGAAACTGCCCGGCCTTTGGTTATCTGTTTTTACGATGAAACACATGGACGAAGAAGCTACAGATACCATTTGCGCCGATTTGAATATAACGCCCTCAAACTTTTGGGTAATTATTCACCGGGCTAAACTAAACCTGAGGGAATGCCTTCAGAAACATTGGATTTAA
- the msrB gene encoding peptide-methionine (R)-S-oxide reductase MsrB: protein MKKLNLLLIPFILLAFNACSQNAAHTDKNERVDTKTYPQAKPASYWKQVLTPEAYEILVNKGTEQPYHNPYWNNHAKGIYVSAATGKPLFSSDTKFDSGTGWPSFFKPIDPKAIKIVRDTSYGMVRDEVVEASTGLHLGHVFDDGPAPTGKRYCMDSYAFKFVPADK from the coding sequence ATGAAAAAGCTAAATTTGTTATTAATACCATTTATATTATTGGCGTTTAACGCCTGCAGCCAGAATGCTGCCCATACTGATAAAAACGAGCGTGTGGATACCAAAACCTATCCGCAGGCTAAACCGGCGAGTTACTGGAAACAGGTGCTTACGCCCGAGGCTTACGAAATTTTGGTAAATAAGGGCACTGAGCAACCTTACCATAATCCATACTGGAACAACCATGCCAAAGGGATTTACGTAAGTGCAGCTACCGGTAAACCGCTGTTCAGTTCGGATACCAAATTTGATTCGGGTACAGGCTGGCCAAGTTTTTTTAAACCGATTGACCCGAAAGCAATCAAAATAGTGCGCGATACATCGTACGGTATGGTGCGCGACGAGGTGGTTGAAGCCAGCACCGGTTTACACCTGGGGCATGTGTTTGACGACGGACCCGCGCCAACCGGCAAGCGGTACTGTATGGATTCGTACGCGTTTAAATTTGTACCTGCTGATAAGTAA
- the msrA gene encoding peptide-methionine (S)-S-oxide reductase MsrA has protein sequence MLLTKKLNVCLLGLLVLFGCADAQTQGGGGAGFAPLPKPAANEKVATFAGGCFWALSEGLSELKGVTRVVSGYAGGTTKNPTYEDVCGKETGHAESVQVYYDPSVISYATLAEAFFYAHDPTTVDRQGPDVGDDYRSAAFYRTPEEKKTLESVIAKVNATHHYSNPIVTQVVPYKVLYPAESYHQGYYRSHPGSLYIQQVSVPKVLKLRKAMYNQLKPEFQHKDPS, from the coding sequence ATGTTGTTAACAAAAAAATTGAACGTATGCCTGCTGGGGTTGCTGGTATTGTTCGGCTGCGCCGATGCGCAAACACAGGGCGGCGGCGGTGCGGGTTTTGCACCGTTGCCTAAACCTGCTGCAAATGAAAAGGTAGCCACTTTTGCCGGCGGATGTTTCTGGGCTTTGTCCGAGGGCCTGTCTGAGTTGAAAGGCGTAACCAGGGTAGTATCGGGTTATGCAGGCGGTACTACAAAAAATCCTACTTACGAAGACGTTTGCGGCAAAGAAACCGGCCATGCCGAATCGGTACAGGTATACTATGATCCGTCGGTAATTAGCTATGCTACCCTGGCCGAAGCTTTCTTTTATGCGCACGACCCAACTACTGTAGACAGGCAAGGGCCTGATGTTGGTGATGATTACCGTTCGGCAGCATTTTACCGCACACCCGAAGAAAAGAAAACTTTGGAAAGCGTAATAGCAAAAGTTAACGCCACTCATCATTACAGCAACCCCATAGTTACCCAGGTTGTGCCTTACAAGGTTTTATATCCTGCCGAAAGCTATCACCAGGGCTATTACCGCTCGCACCCGGGTAGTCTGTATATCCAACAGGTATCGGTACCCAAAGTATTAAAGTTGCGTAAAGCGATGTATAACCAGCTGAAACCAGAGTTTCAGCATAAAGATCCGAGTTAA
- a CDS encoding SDR family oxidoreductase, producing MKNWDLKNKRALVTGGSKGIGKAIVAEFIALGAEVLFTGRNETDLFNTEQEFKQEGARVTALSGDVADAAAQARIAEWISQNWGSLDILVNNAGVNIRRPSHEYIVEEYNKVIGINMLAPFELCRLLLPMLQKGNKPSVVSIASVAGSYDVQTGAPYGLAKAGMIQMGRNLASEWAKFDIRVNTVSPWFTYTPLTKGLLSNTEKLDSIIARTPLKRIANDSEVAAAVAFLAMDKASYITGQNLAVDGGITAGLL from the coding sequence ATGAAAAACTGGGATTTAAAAAATAAAAGGGCACTTGTTACCGGCGGCTCAAAAGGAATAGGCAAAGCAATTGTAGCCGAATTTATAGCGCTTGGTGCCGAAGTACTGTTTACAGGCCGCAACGAAACCGATTTGTTTAACACCGAACAGGAGTTTAAACAGGAGGGAGCCCGGGTTACTGCTCTATCGGGCGATGTGGCTGATGCTGCCGCACAGGCAAGGATAGCAGAGTGGATCAGTCAAAACTGGGGCAGCCTGGATATTTTGGTTAATAACGCAGGCGTAAATATCCGCAGGCCATCGCATGAATATATCGTAGAGGAATATAACAAGGTAATTGGCATTAATATGCTTGCCCCTTTCGAGCTTTGCCGTTTGCTGTTGCCGATGTTACAAAAAGGCAATAAACCCTCGGTTGTAAGCATCGCATCGGTAGCGGGCTCATACGATGTGCAAACCGGAGCACCTTATGGCCTGGCTAAAGCAGGCATGATCCAGATGGGGCGTAACCTCGCATCTGAATGGGCTAAATTTGATATCAGGGTTAATACCGTATCGCCCTGGTTTACCTATACGCCCTTAACCAAGGGCTTGTTGTCCAACACCGAAAAGCTGGATAGTATCATAGCCCGCACCCCTTTAAAACGCATAGCTAACGATAGCGAAGTGGCTGCCGCTGTAGCATTTTTAGCTATGGACAAAGCATCATACATAACCGGCCAAAACCTTGCGGTTGATGGCGGCATAACTGCCGGCTTACTTTAA
- a CDS encoding putative quinol monooxygenase, which yields MAKFALLVRLEAKPGKEQETADFIKSALPLALQEPDTLNWYALQIGPSTFGIFDTFETEAGRDAHLGGEIAKALMAKAPDLLATAPVIEKVDLLAVK from the coding sequence ATGGCAAAATTTGCATTGCTGGTAAGGCTTGAAGCCAAACCAGGTAAAGAACAGGAAACAGCCGATTTTATAAAAAGCGCCTTGCCGCTTGCCCTGCAAGAGCCCGATACCTTAAACTGGTATGCGCTGCAGATTGGCCCCTCAACATTTGGCATTTTTGATACGTTTGAAACCGAGGCAGGCCGTGATGCGCATTTAGGTGGCGAAATAGCCAAAGCCCTGATGGCCAAAGCCCCCGATTTGTTAGCGACCGCACCCGTAATTGAAAAAGTTGATTTACTGGCGGTGAAATAA
- a CDS encoding TetR family transcriptional regulator C-terminal domain-containing protein: MATIQSIQNAYIDYVLTEGEQPKSVYIFAKQNEMTEAEFYQFYGSFEAVEQGIWAELANKTLAEIRAQEVWGGYSAREKALSFFYGFFELLKGNRSFAVYSVKKQPKGFTTPKAFAPLKDIFEAFADDIMKEGIESTELSDRKYFSKKYKDALWIQFVFVLNFWINDSSANFEKTDEAIEKGINVTFDLFQRSPIDNLFEYGKFLVQNGGIKDRMGF, encoded by the coding sequence ATGGCAACTATCCAGAGCATCCAGAACGCATATATTGATTATGTATTGACCGAAGGCGAGCAACCCAAATCAGTATATATATTTGCAAAGCAAAATGAAATGACCGAAGCTGAGTTTTACCAGTTTTACGGTTCGTTTGAGGCGGTAGAACAAGGTATTTGGGCCGAACTGGCCAATAAAACCCTTGCCGAGATCCGTGCGCAGGAAGTTTGGGGCGGCTATTCTGCCCGCGAAAAAGCGCTGTCGTTTTTTTACGGCTTTTTCGAGTTGCTGAAAGGCAATCGCAGTTTTGCGGTTTACAGCGTTAAAAAACAACCTAAGGGTTTTACCACACCCAAAGCATTTGCTCCGCTTAAAGATATTTTTGAAGCTTTTGCTGATGATATTATGAAAGAGGGCATCGAAAGCACTGAATTGAGCGATCGTAAATACTTCTCCAAAAAATATAAAGATGCACTTTGGATCCAGTTTGTGTTTGTATTGAATTTCTGGATCAATGACAGCTCGGCCAACTTTGAAAAAACCGACGAAGCGATTGAGAAAGGTATTAACGTAACTTTCGATCTGTTTCAGCGTTCGCCTATTGATAATCTTTTTGAGTACGGTAAATTCCTGGTGCAGAATGGCGGGATAAAAGACAGGATGGGATTTTAA
- a CDS encoding ABC1 kinase family protein has protein sequence MTNENEGARAPEQNSIPTTKVERSAKFVKTGIKIGGNYIKHYSKKLFNPGLDKSELNEDNAADIYQSLSELKGSALKVAQMLSMDKNLLPQAYVNKFTQSQYNAPPLSGPLIVQTFKKYFGKNPEQIYDKFNIRSTNAASIGQVHQAELNGKKLAVKIQYPGVGDSISSDLKLVKPFAFRMLGMSERELDVYMKEVEERLLEETDYELEVRRSVEFSEACANLDNVVFPQYYPELSSKRIITMDWLEGKHLKEFLATNPSQELRNQIGQALWDFYNFQQHELRAVHADPHPGNFMITPDGKLGAIDFGCIKVMPDDFYYPFFSLTSTNLLDNKEETIKAFRQLEMIHQGDTPAQVEFYYTQYKEMISLFALPYITDTFDFSQTAFFDQLYGFGERISKMPEFKQARGVKHFIYVNRTNFGLYNILHELKAEVKTDTYKPHVVLEY, from the coding sequence ATGACAAATGAAAATGAAGGAGCCCGGGCTCCCGAACAAAACAGTATACCAACCACTAAAGTTGAACGCTCGGCCAAATTTGTAAAAACGGGCATCAAAATAGGCGGCAACTACATTAAGCATTATTCAAAAAAGCTGTTCAATCCCGGTTTGGACAAATCGGAGTTGAACGAGGATAATGCGGCTGATATTTACCAATCGCTCAGCGAACTGAAAGGCAGCGCTCTTAAAGTTGCCCAGATGCTAAGCATGGATAAAAACCTGTTGCCGCAGGCTTATGTAAATAAATTCACCCAGTCGCAATATAATGCGCCGCCACTTTCCGGACCGCTTATTGTACAAACCTTTAAAAAATACTTCGGCAAAAATCCCGAGCAGATTTACGATAAGTTCAATATCCGCTCAACGAATGCGGCATCAATAGGGCAGGTACACCAGGCCGAGTTGAATGGCAAAAAGTTGGCTGTAAAAATTCAATATCCCGGCGTGGGCGATTCTATTTCATCAGATTTGAAACTGGTTAAGCCATTCGCTTTCCGGATGCTGGGTATGAGTGAGCGCGAGCTGGACGTATACATGAAAGAAGTAGAAGAACGCCTGCTGGAAGAAACCGATTATGAACTGGAAGTGCGCCGCTCGGTTGAATTTTCGGAGGCCTGCGCTAATCTTGATAATGTGGTATTCCCGCAATACTATCCGGAGTTAAGCAGCAAGCGCATCATTACCATGGATTGGCTGGAAGGTAAACACCTCAAAGAGTTTTTAGCCACAAATCCATCACAGGAGCTGCGCAACCAGATAGGCCAGGCCCTTTGGGATTTTTATAATTTTCAACAGCATGAGCTCCGTGCCGTACACGCTGACCCTCATCCGGGCAATTTTATGATTACGCCCGATGGTAAGCTTGGAGCTATTGATTTTGGCTGTATCAAAGTAATGCCTGATGATTTTTATTACCCCTTTTTCTCCCTTACTTCAACCAACCTGTTGGATAACAAGGAAGAAACCATTAAAGCCTTCCGCCAGTTGGAGATGATTCACCAGGGTGATACCCCGGCACAGGTTGAGTTTTATTATACACAATACAAGGAGATGATAAGCCTGTTCGCCCTGCCATATATTACCGATACTTTCGATTTTAGCCAGACGGCTTTTTTCGATCAGCTGTATGGCTTTGGCGAACGCATTTCAAAAATGCCTGAGTTTAAACAAGCCCGTGGGGTAAAGCATTTTATTTATGTTAACCGCACCAATTTTGGGCTGTACAATATTCTGCATGAGTTGAAGGCCGAAGTTAAAACGGATACTTACAAGCCGCATGTAGTGTTGGAGTATTGA
- a CDS encoding Dabb family protein → MPILQNTFVHHVHFWLKNKADKDKLIEGLNILIPIPHIRDIHIGVPADTDRDVIDRSYDVSLLILFDSPEAQEAYQVDPTHVIFAEEYAKPLCNKVVVVDSVNI, encoded by the coding sequence ATGCCAATACTTCAAAACACCTTTGTACACCACGTACACTTCTGGCTTAAAAACAAAGCCGATAAAGATAAACTGATTGAGGGTTTAAATATACTGATCCCCATCCCGCACATCCGCGATATTCATATCGGTGTACCGGCCGATACCGACCGCGATGTAATCGACAGATCATACGATGTATCGCTGCTGATATTATTTGATTCGCCGGAGGCGCAGGAAGCCTATCAGGTTGATCCTACCCATGTAATTTTTGCCGAAGAATATGCCAAACCGCTTTGCAATAAAGTGGTGGTGGTTGACAGTGTAAACATATAA
- a CDS encoding SDR family oxidoreductase codes for MKVLLAGANGYIGTRLIPVLLEAGHDVVCLVRDKRRFHEQSDFGDRVSLITGDLLKESNIEAFPADIDAAYYLVHSMSQSPDFTALEALSAHNFVTALDKTNCRQIIFLSGITNDEKLSKHLESRRHVEDVLREGKAALTVLRAAIIIGSGSASFEIIRDLTEKLPIMTVPRWVNTRCQPIGIRDVLAYLQGVLLNEQSFNRTFDIGGPDILSFKQMMLIYAEVRKLKRYMITIPFLSPKISSYWLYFVTSTSYSLAQSLVDSMKNETIMHDHSIDEVVPRQCLTYKECLELAFVKIEQNSIVSSWKDAFNQGYLNPGFMDQIKVPQNGTQEYKVKMPFERQADEVFTNVLAIGGNRGWYYWDWIWNIRGFLDKVFGGVGSRRGRTSNVNISPGDVIDFWRVLLVDRENKRLLLYAEMKLPGEAWLEFKIIERNNNKSLSQVATFRPNGLWGRLYWYAMWPFHLFIFNGMAREIVNYH; via the coding sequence ATGAAGGTTTTACTTGCCGGTGCCAACGGATATATAGGTACACGTTTGATCCCAGTTTTGCTGGAAGCGGGCCATGATGTAGTTTGCCTGGTACGCGATAAACGGCGCTTTCATGAGCAAAGTGATTTTGGCGACAGGGTAAGCCTCATTACCGGTGATTTGCTTAAAGAATCAAATATAGAAGCTTTCCCTGCAGACATCGACGCTGCTTATTACCTGGTTCATTCCATGTCGCAATCGCCGGATTTTACCGCGCTTGAAGCCCTGTCGGCACACAACTTTGTTACCGCACTTGATAAAACCAATTGCAGGCAGATTATATTTTTAAGCGGCATAACTAACGACGAAAAACTCTCAAAACACCTCGAATCAAGGCGGCATGTAGAAGATGTTTTGCGGGAAGGCAAGGCCGCCCTCACCGTGTTACGGGCGGCTATTATCATCGGCTCGGGCAGTGCCTCGTTCGAGATTATTCGCGACCTTACCGAAAAACTGCCCATCATGACGGTACCTCGCTGGGTTAATACCCGCTGCCAGCCCATCGGCATCCGTGATGTGTTGGCTTACCTGCAGGGCGTACTGCTTAATGAACAATCGTTTAACCGCACATTCGATATCGGCGGCCCGGATATACTTTCTTTTAAACAGATGATGCTTATTTATGCTGAAGTGCGCAAGCTGAAGCGTTATATGATCACTATACCTTTTCTATCGCCCAAAATATCATCTTACTGGTTGTATTTCGTCACTTCAACAAGCTACAGCCTTGCCCAAAGCCTCGTTGATAGCATGAAGAACGAAACCATCATGCACGATCACAGTATCGATGAGGTGGTGCCCCGCCAATGCTTAACTTATAAAGAATGCCTGGAGCTTGCCTTTGTTAAGATTGAGCAAAACTCGATAGTATCCAGCTGGAAGGACGCCTTTAACCAGGGATACCTCAATCCCGGTTTTATGGATCAGATTAAAGTGCCCCAAAACGGTACGCAGGAATACAAGGTAAAAATGCCCTTTGAACGACAGGCCGACGAGGTTTTTACCAACGTATTAGCCATAGGCGGTAACCGGGGCTGGTATTACTGGGACTGGATCTGGAACATCCGCGGCTTTCTGGATAAAGTATTTGGTGGGGTAGGCTCGCGCCGGGGGCGTACCAGCAACGTAAATATTTCGCCCGGCGATGTGATTGATTTTTGGCGCGTGCTGCTGGTTGACCGCGAAAACAAACGCCTGCTGCTATACGCCGAGATGAAACTACCCGGCGAAGCCTGGCTGGAGTTTAAAATAATTGAGCGCAACAACAACAAAAGTTTAAGCCAGGTAGCTACCTTTAGGCCCAACGGATTGTGGGGAAGATTGTACTGGTACGCCATGTGGCCTTTCCACCTGTTTATTTTTAACGGGATGGCGAGGGAGATTGTTAATTACCATTAG
- a CDS encoding TIGR01777 family oxidoreductase has translation MTRSILLTGGSGSLGRHLTKALLAKGYTVSHLSRKAGNIPGVKTFVWDVDKGVVDEQCIDGVDTIVHLAGSGIAEKRWTDTRKQNLVDSRVKSIRLIYDLLKHKQHQVTSVVSASGIGYYSDRGDELMFETSAPTADFISQCCVLWEAAVDEGEKLGLRVLKFRTGVVLDKDGGALPTLAKPIKLYIGSPIGSGRQWIPWIHWQDVVDMYLMGIETGGMSGVYNMVAPHPVTNKQLTQAVARHLHKPLWAPNVPGFVLKLLLGQMSSIVLGSTKVSAQKIEETGFTFKYADIDAALTEIYGS, from the coding sequence ATGACACGAAGTATACTACTAACCGGCGGATCCGGATCATTAGGCAGGCACCTTACCAAAGCATTGTTGGCTAAGGGTTATACCGTAAGCCATTTAAGCCGTAAGGCCGGTAATATTCCTGGTGTAAAAACCTTTGTTTGGGATGTTGATAAAGGTGTGGTTGATGAGCAATGTATTGACGGTGTTGATACCATCGTTCACCTGGCCGGCTCGGGCATTGCCGAAAAACGGTGGACAGATACCCGGAAACAAAACCTGGTGGATAGCCGGGTAAAATCTATCAGGCTGATATATGATCTGCTCAAGCATAAGCAGCACCAGGTTACTTCGGTGGTTTCGGCATCGGGCATTGGCTATTACAGCGACAGGGGCGATGAACTGATGTTTGAAACCAGCGCGCCTACCGCCGATTTTATTTCGCAATGTTGTGTGCTTTGGGAGGCTGCTGTTGATGAGGGCGAAAAGCTTGGCTTGCGGGTTTTAAAATTCCGTACCGGGGTGGTGCTGGATAAAGATGGTGGTGCCTTGCCCACATTAGCCAAGCCAATAAAATTATATATAGGCTCGCCCATTGGCAGCGGCAGGCAATGGATTCCGTGGATTCATTGGCAGGATGTGGTTGATATGTACCTGATGGGTATTGAAACCGGCGGTATGAGTGGCGTTTATAATATGGTGGCACCACATCCAGTAACCAATAAGCAGCTAACACAGGCCGTTGCCAGGCATCTGCATAAACCTTTATGGGCTCCAAACGTACCCGGTTTTGTTTTAAAACTTTTATTGGGCCAAATGAGCAGCATTGTACTGGGCAGCACCAAAGTATCGGCACAAAAAATTGAGGAGACCGGTTTTACATTTAAATATGCTGATATCGACGCGGCATTGACTGAAATTTATGGATCATAA
- a CDS encoding cryptochrome/photolyase family protein translates to MDHKTPVSIFWFRRDLRLDDNAGLYHALKGEHPVLPVFIFDKEILDKLEDKDDARVTFIHQTIEELSAELHQHGGGLLVLHDKAAHAWDQLIEEYNIAEVYTNHDYEPYATKRDDEVRKKLAKHNISFKTYKDQVIFEKDEVVKDDGKPYTVYTPYQRKWYSKLSAFYLKSYPTKKYLKNLLKTKQLPIPTLKQLGFEKSDMPLPDKQYQDVIHDYKQHRDFPAIKGTSHIGMHLRFGTVSIRRLAHTAHGYHDKTWLNELIWREFYMMILHHFPHTMDHAFRPEYDRIEWINSEKQFEAWCKGETGFPIIDAGMRELNTTGFMHNRVRMIVASFLAKDLLIDWRWGERYFARKLLDYEMASNVGGWQWAAGSGTDAAPYFRIFNPDAQTKKFDPELKYIKKWVPEYADFGKYPKPIIDHAFARDRCLAAFKKALR, encoded by the coding sequence ATGGATCATAAAACCCCTGTTAGTATCTTCTGGTTCCGCCGCGATTTGCGGTTGGATGATAACGCCGGGCTTTACCACGCCCTTAAAGGCGAACATCCCGTTTTGCCGGTATTTATTTTTGATAAGGAAATTTTAGATAAGCTGGAGGATAAAGATGATGCCCGCGTTACCTTCATCCACCAAACCATCGAAGAATTAAGCGCCGAACTACACCAACATGGTGGCGGCTTGCTGGTATTGCATGATAAGGCAGCACATGCCTGGGATCAGCTTATCGAAGAATATAACATTGCCGAAGTTTATACCAACCACGATTACGAGCCTTATGCCACAAAGCGTGATGATGAAGTACGTAAAAAGCTGGCTAAGCACAACATCTCCTTTAAAACCTATAAAGACCAGGTAATATTTGAAAAGGACGAAGTGGTAAAAGACGACGGCAAGCCTTACACCGTTTACACACCTTATCAGCGTAAATGGTACAGCAAGCTGAGTGCTTTTTATTTGAAGAGCTATCCTACAAAAAAATACTTAAAAAACCTGCTTAAAACCAAACAGCTGCCCATCCCCACACTTAAACAGTTGGGTTTTGAAAAAAGCGATATGCCCCTGCCCGATAAGCAATATCAGGATGTGATACATGATTATAAGCAGCATCGCGATTTCCCGGCTATTAAAGGTACCTCGCATATTGGCATGCACCTGCGCTTCGGTACGGTAAGCATCCGCAGGCTGGCACATACAGCCCATGGTTACCATGATAAAACCTGGCTTAATGAATTGATATGGCGCGAATTTTATATGATGATATTGCACCATTTTCCGCATACCATGGATCATGCCTTCAGGCCGGAGTACGACCGGATTGAATGGATCAACAGCGAAAAGCAGTTTGAAGCCTGGTGTAAAGGTGAAACCGGTTTTCCGATTATTGATGCCGGTATGCGCGAGCTGAACACCACCGGCTTTATGCACAACCGCGTACGCATGATAGTGGCCAGCTTTTTAGCTAAAGATCTGCTGATTGACTGGCGCTGGGGCGAACGCTACTTTGCCCGTAAATTGCTTGATTATGAAATGGCCAGCAACGTTGGCGGCTGGCAGTGGGCTGCCGGATCAGGTACCGATGCTGCACCATACTTCCGAATTTTTAACCCCGATGCCCAAACCAAAAAGTTCGACCCGGAACTGAAATACATAAAAAAATGGGTTCCGGAATATGCCGACTTCGGCAAGTATCCCAAACCCATTATTGATCACGCCTTCGCGCGCGACAGGTGTTTAGCAGCTTTTAAAAAAGCGCTGCGTTAA
- a CDS encoding FKBP-type peptidyl-prolyl cis-trans isomerase: MKQLTFTLLVLISIGLVSCRKDRNDPDIKQYDESQIKNYIAANSITGMQRDTTDGDTSGIYYKILSPGTSTTPIEYSDAISFVYTVRTLDGKYVSTDSLNLNHFYGFAGHILGAQSSSTNPYLPKGVQIAVHNLIKYKGTSARVLVPSRLGFGVNGFGLGSSSNTNSHVGGNQSLDYYINVISNQEVYDDAIIQKYIKAKGLTGFTPNANGVYIKIATPGTGSDVMGLDSYITFTYTGKFLNDNTFDSSSTSTSNNLDGLVKGVQDALIGQTAGVAVSMIIPSRWAYGTAGTQGTIGPNTPLYFDFSVSAVSN, translated from the coding sequence ATGAAACAACTTACTTTTACGCTCTTAGTACTTATCTCCATAGGCCTGGTATCATGCCGCAAAGACAGGAACGATCCTGATATCAAGCAATACGACGAATCGCAAATTAAAAATTACATAGCAGCCAACAGCATAACCGGCATGCAACGCGATACTACCGACGGTGATACCAGCGGTATTTATTACAAAATATTATCGCCCGGCACAAGTACTACGCCAATTGAGTATTCGGATGCCATTTCATTTGTATACACAGTGCGTACGCTCGATGGCAAATATGTTTCGACTGATTCGCTTAATTTAAACCATTTTTATGGTTTTGCGGGTCATATATTAGGCGCGCAATCTTCAAGTACCAATCCGTACCTGCCAAAAGGAGTGCAGATAGCCGTACATAACCTTATTAAGTATAAAGGTACATCGGCAAGAGTGCTTGTTCCATCGCGCCTGGGTTTTGGTGTAAACGGTTTTGGATTGGGTAGTTCAAGTAACACCAATTCGCACGTAGGCGGTAACCAGAGTTTGGATTATTATATCAATGTAATATCCAACCAGGAGGTTTATGATGATGCCATTATTCAAAAATATATTAAAGCCAAGGGCCTTACTGGTTTTACTCCAAACGCTAACGGTGTGTATATTAAAATAGCTACGCCCGGCACAGGAAGCGATGTAATGGGTCTTGATTCATATATAACTTTTACCTACACGGGTAAGTTTTTAAATGACAATACATTCGACAGCAGCAGTACTTCTACATCTAATAACCTTGATGGCCTGGTAAAAGGAGTGCAGGATGCCTTAATTGGTCAAACAGCGGGAGTAGCTGTTTCAATGATCATCCCATCCAGATGGGCTTATGGCACTGCGGGTACTCAGGGAACTATCGGTCCCAACACGCCGTTGTATTTCGACTTCTCGGTATCAGCCGTGTCAAACTAA